The Chiroxiphia lanceolata isolate bChiLan1 chromosome 4, bChiLan1.pri, whole genome shotgun sequence genome contains a region encoding:
- the SLC10A4 gene encoding sodium/bile acid cotransporter 4, whose amino-acid sequence MASSAQPPAAAGGGGPDGGSLAGGGEAFADRSLSQGLSVLVGLGLCVTMLGLGCAVELGQLGQQLRRPVGLLLALLGQFVAMPLLAFLLALIFALDEVAAVAVLLCGCCPGGNLSNLMSVLVDGDMNLSIIMTASSTLLALFLMPLCLWIYSRHWINTAVVQLLPLGAVSLTLGSTLLPIGLGVLIRYRHPRAADLLVKISLWSLLVTLVILFILTGTMLGPDLLAHIPASVYAIAVLMPLAGYALGYGLATVFKMPPHCRRTVSLETGCQNVQLCTAILKLTFPPELIGGMYMFPLLYALFQSAEAGLFVLVYKMYGRDSYKQDTLGEEEDTDISYKKLKEEEVADTSYGTVTTEEHNSIQMEPTQTVL is encoded by the exons ATGGCCAGCTCCGCGCAGCccccggcggccgcggggggcggcggcccCGACGGCGGGTCGCTGGCCGGGGGCGGCGAGGCCTTCGCGGACCGCTCCCTCAGCCAGGGCCTGAGCgtgctggtggggctggggctctgcGTGACcatgctggggctgggctgcgccgtggagctggggcagctggggcagcagctgcgGCGGCCCGTAGGGCTGTTGCTGGCGCTGCTGGGGCAATTCGTGGCTATGCCGCTGCTGGCCTTCCTCCTCGCCCTCATCTTCGCCCTGGACGAGGTGGCGGCCGTGGCCGTGCTGCTGTGCGGCTGCTGCCCCGGGGGCAACCTCTCCAACCTCATGTCGGTGCTCGTCGACGGGGATATGAATCTCAG CATTATCATGACGGCCTCCTCCACCCTGCTGGCCCTTTTCCTGATGCCCCTCTGCCTCTGGATCTACAGCCGCCACTGGATCAACACGGCGGTAGTGCAGCTGTTGCCCCTGGGGGCGGTGAGCCTGACGCTGGGCAGCACCCTACTGCCCATCGGCCTGGGGGTGCTCATCCGGTACCGGCACCCCCGCGCCGCCGACCTCCTGGTCAAG ATTTCCCTGTGGTCTCTCTTGGTGACTCTAGTGATTCTGTTCATCCTGACTGGGACCATGCTGGGCCCAGATCTGTTGGCACACATTCCTGCATCTGTCTACGCCATTGCAGTGCTGATGCCTCTAGCAGGGTACGCCTTGGGATATGGCTTAGCCACGGTCTTTAAAATGCCCCCACACTGCAGGAGAACAGTGTCTTTGGAAACAGGATGCCAAAATGTCCAGCTCTGCACCGCCATCCTAAAACTCACCTTCCCCCCGGAGCTCATAGGGGGCATGTACATGTTTCCCTTGCTTTATGCGCTTTTTCAGTCGGCAGAAGCGGGACTCTTTGTACTGGTATACAAGATGTATGGAAGAGACAGCTACAAGCAAGATACACTCGGAGAAGAGGAAGACACAGATATTTCCTACAAGAaactgaaggaagaagaggtaGCCGATACTTCATATGGCACAGTGACCACAGAGGAGCACAACTCCATTCAGATGGAGCCAACGCAGACAGTGCTTTAG
- the ZAR1 gene encoding zygote arrest protein 1, which produces MASYLYTAYHPYSYRYPPPKGKGGAAGGWRPRGSGYFSGYGDAAAAAEYFDNYQRAQLKAILSQVNPNLTPRLRKANTKEVGVQVNPRQDASVQCSLGPRTLMRRRPGPATPRPREAEQELGSPATTSTRAVRFPRTIAVYSPMASRRLTTFLEEPSAEPEQRPQQQDKAAAAAVEEEPAALREQREAEAAAVRASWEKPTEGGAEPLGQRPAEPLEQRPATTPEPPAATETGQEEEVEVAVAEAARAEPAEPPAAPQKREPPAGKTRLRFQFLEQKYGYYHCKACNIRWESAYVWCVQGTNKVYFRQFCRTCQKSYNPYRVEDITCQSCKQTRCTCPVKMRHVDPKRPHRQDLCGRCKGKRLSCDSTFSFKYII; this is translated from the exons ATGGCGAGTTACCTGTACACCGCCTACCACCCCTACTCCTACCGCTACCCGCCGCCCAAGGGCAAAGGGGGAGCGGCGGGCGGCTGGCGGCCCCGGGGCAGCGGCTACTTCTCGGGTTACGGGGacgcggcggcggccgccgaGTACTTCGACAACTACCAGCGGGCGCAGCTGAAGGCCATCCTGTCCCAGGTCAACCCCAACCTGACGCCGCGACTCCGCAAGGCCAACACCAAGGAGGTGGGCGTGCAGGTGAACCCGCGGCAGGACGCCTCGGTGCAGTGCTCGCTCGGGCCCCGCACGCTGAtgcgccgccgccccggccccgccacgCCGCGGCCCCGCGAGgcggagcaggagctgggcagcccCGCCACCACCAGCACCCGCGCCGTGCGCTTCCCCCGCACCATCGCCGTCTACTCGCCCATGGCGTCCCGCAGACTCACCACCTTCCTGGAGGAGCCGAGCGCGGAGCCGGAGCAGCGGCcgcagcagcaggacaaggcggcggcggcggccgtCGAGGAGGAGCCGGCCGCGCTGAGAGAACAGCGGGAGGCGGAGGCGGCCGCCGTGCGGGCAAGCTGGGAGAAGCCCACCGAGGGTGGTGCCGAGCCGCTGGGGCAGCGCCCGGCCGAGCCCCTGGAGCAGCGCCCGGCCACCACCCCGGAGCCGCCAGCGGCGACGGAGACgggccaggaggaggaggtggaggtggcGGTGGCAGAGGCAGCGCGGGCAGAGCCGGCAGAGCCGCCGGCCGCACCCCAGAAGCGGGAGCCGCCGGCGGGCAAGACCCGCCTGCGCTTCCAG TTTCTGGAGCAGAAGTACGGGTACTACCACTGCAAGGCCTGCAACATTCGCTGGGAGAGCGCCTACGTCTGGTGCGTCCAGGGCACCAACAAG GTCTATTTTCGGCAGTTCTGCCGGACCTGCCAGAAGTCCTACAACCCGTACCGTGTGGAGGATATCACCTGCCAG AGCTGCAAGCAGACGCGGTGCACCTGCCCCGTGAAGATGCGCCACGTGGATCCCAAGAGGCCCCACCGCCAGGACCTCTGTGGCAGATGCAAAGGGAAACGCCTCTCCTGTGATAGCACATTCAGTTTCAAATACATCATCTGA